A section of the Malus sylvestris chromosome 17, drMalSylv7.2, whole genome shotgun sequence genome encodes:
- the LOC126609834 gene encoding cytosolic Fe-S cluster assembly factor NBP35-like, translating into MENGEIPEDANEHCPGPQSDSAGKSDACEGCPNQQICATAPKGPDPDVVAIAERMATVKHKILVLSGKGGVGKSTFSAQLAFALAAMDFQVGLLDIDICGPSIPKMLGLEGQEIHQSNLGWSPVYVEQNLGVMSIGFMLPDPDDAVIWRGPRKNALIKQFLKDVYWGELDFLIVDAPPGTSDEHISIVQYLDAGSIDGAIIVTTPQQVSMIDVRKEVSFCKKVGVHVLGVVENMSGLSQPLMDFKFLRMTETGEQVDVTEWAREQLKERSPEFSNIVAFTEVFDSSRGGAERMCGEMGVPFLGKVPLDPQLCKAAEEGRSCFVDQKCGVSAPALKKIVDKMMKNQGVTTMLVDNDA; encoded by the exons ATGGAGAATGGTGAAATTCCAGAAGACGCCAACGAAC ATTGCCCGGGTCCGCAGTCCGATTCGGCTGGAAAATCCGACGCCTGCGAAGGATGCCCGAACCAGCAGATTTGTGCTACTGCTCCCAAGGGCCCCGACCCAg ACGTGGTTGCAATTGCAGAAAGGATGGCCACTGTAAAGCATAAGATACTGGTTTTATCAGGAAAAGGTGGAGTTGGCAAGAGCACATTCTCTGCCCAACTTGCATTTGCACTAGCAGCTATGGACTTCCAGGTGGGACTTCTTGATATCGATATTTGTGGCCCGAGCATCCCAAAGATGCTCGGCCTAGAAGGCCAAGAAATCCACCAGAGCAACCTTGGCTGGTCTCCTGTCTATGTTGAGCAAAACCTCGGGGTCATGTCAATTGGGTTTATGCTTCCGGATCCTGATGATGCTGTTATATGGAGGGGGCCGCGCAAAAATGCGCTCATCAAGCAATTCTTGAAGGATGTTTATTGGGGCGAGCTTGATTTCCTGATAGTGGATGCTCCTCCTGGAACCTCGGACGAGCATATTTCAATTGTCCAATACCTTGATGCTGGCTCAATAGATGgtgcaatcatagtcaccactccACAACAGGTCTCCATGATTGATGTTCGGAAAGAAGTGAGTTTCTGCAAGAAAGTTGGAGTTCATGTCCTTGGGGTTGTTGAAAACATGAGTGGTTTGTCCCAGCCATTGAtggatttcaaatttttgagGATGACAGAGACCGGTGAGCAAGTAGATGTCACAGAATGGGCTAGGGAGCAGCTGAAAGAGAGATCGCCAGAATTTTCAAACATAGTAGCTTTTACTGAAGTGTTTGATAGCAGTCGCGGTGGAGCTGAAAGAATGTGCGGGGAAATGGGGGTACCCTTTCTGGGGAAGGTACCGTTGGATCCGCAGCTTTGTAAGGCGGCCGAAGAAGGTAGATCTTGTTTTGTTGATCAGAAATGTGGGGTGAGTGCACCTGCACTGAAGAAAATCGtcgataaaatgatgaaaaaccaGGGAGTAACTACAATGTTGGTCGACAACGATGCATAG
- the LOC126609832 gene encoding F-box protein SKIP14-like, with the protein MALNLSRGSIFPAYLSAEHSLCSSVKYPDGYVMDQFKEKDLDGICDDPSSSWSSNLDLKNTHCKSELGGFCDRSADDIVDRLPVDPFGMEIRSTFTAITGWFQGFEPDDESCSSSEWDEGKANVVDGRLFTGLNWVWNSAVWYQPEVCDLKFDGVSIPYDSFDGFGICDGSFVLDDNVEEFLSFSYAGDLDVFDGAKQLQVGTKEIQGCSIMCPDGEASAPHDAMFYALRFLGVKDLLSVERVCKSFRNAVRSDPLLWRNIIIDWPLNERITDDVLVKLTSRAQGTLQTLGLVHCVRITDSGLQGVFDSNPSLTKLSVPGCLKISVECIFLNIRTLKSAGNPGIKQLRIAGLSGITDEQFEELKLLLGVDNHIQLRAPKPHFFKGGLLYGSCDDDCPIDIEACPRCQRLSLVYDCPAKSCQGKQPADQTCRACTLCIARCISCGCCLKDCDYEETFCLDLLCLHCLESLLNSQEKHGDKGAPKCAIFCQENRYQFCLFG; encoded by the exons ATGGCTTTGAATCTCTCTCGTGGCTCTATCTTTCCGGCGTATCTGTCCGCGGAGCATAGTTTGTGTTCTTCTGTTAAGTACCCTGATGGGTATGTGATGGATCAATTCAAGGAAAAGGATTTGGATGGTATTTGTGATGATCCGTCAAGTTCTTGGAGTTCCAATTTGGATTTGAAGAATACCCATTGCAAGAGTGAATTGGGTGGCTTTTGTGACCGTTCTGCTGATGATATTGTGGATCGATTGCCTGTCGATCCCTTTGGAATGGAGATTAGGTCTACGTTTACGGCGATCACTGGTTGGTTTCAAGGTTTTGAACCGGATGATGAATCTTGTAGTTCTTCTGAGTGGGATGAAGGAAAGGCAAATGTGGTTGATGGCAGATTGTTTACTGGTCTGAATTGGGTTTGGAATAGCGCTGTGTGGTATCAGCCGGAAGTTTGTGACCTGAAATTTGATGGAGTATCAATCCCATATGATAGCTTTGATGGGTTCGGGATCTGTGATGGAAGTTTTGTATTGGATGACAATGTGGAGGAGTTTCTGAGTTTTAGCTATGCGGGGGACTTAGATGTTTTTGATGGAGCTAAGCAACTGCAGGTTGGAACTAAGGAAATACAGGGTTGTAGCATCATGTGTCCTGATGGTGAGGCAAGTGCTCCGCATGATGCTATGTTTTATGCACTGCGTTTTCTTGGTGTTAAGGACCTTCTTTCGGTTGAAAGGGTTTGCAAGTCTTTTCGTAATGCAGTTAGAAGTGACCCTCTTCTATGGAGGAATATTATCATTGATTGGCCATTGAATGAGCGCATCACCGATGATGTTCTTGTAAAATTAACTAGCAGGGCTCAAGGCACACTTCAAACcttgggtctagtgcattgcGTAAGGATCACTGACAGTGGGCTGCAGGGTGTGTTTGACAGCAACCCGAGTTTGACAAAG TTAAGTGTTCCTGGATGTCTTAAAATCAGTGTTGAGTGCATCTTCTTAAACATAAGGACCTTGAAGTCTGCCGGCAACCCTGGAATAAAGCAGTTAAGAATTGCTGGTCTCTCTGGTATAACTGACGAGCAGTTCGAAGAGTTGAAATTATTGCTTGGTGTAGATAACCACATTCAGCTTAGAGCCCCCAAACCTCATTTTTTTAAAGGTGGGTTGTTGTATGGCTCTTGTGATGATGATTGTCCCATCGACATCGAAGCATGCCCCAGGTGCCAGAGACTTAGTTTAGTTTATGATTGCCCTGCAAAGAGTTGCCAAGGGAAACAACCTGCTGATCAGACATGTAGGGCTTGCACGCTCTGCATAGCTCGCTGTATTAGTTGCGGGTGCTGCCTTAAAGACTGCGATTATGAGGAGACATTTTGTCTAGACTTGCTTTGCTTGCATTGTTTGGAGAGTCTACTTAACAGTCAAGAGAAGCATGGAGACAAGGGCGCTCCCAAGTGCGCGATATTCTGTCAGGAGAACAGGTATCAATTTTGCCTTTTTGGCTAA